From a region of the Candidatus Rhabdochlamydia porcellionis genome:
- a CDS encoding TrmH family RNA methyltransferase, translating to MQLEQLNRALSYTETEFLELSVKMRHTWAARTLRYYHFEGKDRLYRRIESWLELPLLDLQDIKALCDRYHFHLAQTGQPWQEHNLFASHQKSDIDSDTPFLQAGVYLDNIRSAFNVGSIIRTVEAFRLGPIYFAKQTPYIDNPKVQKTSMFTFDKVSCYQNKPLEQLPKPLIALETVPNAPSLFDFTFPKGFTLLLGNEEYGLSDRALSIADQALQIPLYGFKQSLNVASAFAIVSAVISNQLRNPEA from the coding sequence TTGCAGCTAGAGCAACTAAATAGAGCTTTAAGTTACACAGAAACAGAGTTTCTTGAGCTGTCTGTAAAAATGCGCCATACCTGGGCAGCGCGTACTTTACGTTACTATCACTTTGAAGGTAAAGATAGACTCTACCGTCGTATAGAGTCGTGGCTAGAATTGCCCTTACTTGATTTGCAAGATATCAAAGCTCTTTGCGATCGTTATCATTTCCACTTAGCGCAAACAGGTCAACCCTGGCAAGAACACAATCTATTTGCATCTCACCAGAAATCAGATATCGATTCTGATACTCCTTTTTTACAAGCAGGAGTTTACTTAGACAATATTCGCTCTGCTTTTAATGTAGGTAGCATTATTCGAACAGTAGAAGCGTTTCGCTTAGGCCCTATTTACTTTGCCAAGCAAACACCCTATATTGATAACCCTAAAGTACAAAAAACTTCGATGTTTACTTTTGATAAAGTAAGCTGTTATCAAAACAAACCATTGGAACAACTCCCTAAGCCTTTAATTGCTTTGGAAACCGTTCCAAATGCCCCCTCACTATTTGACTTTACCTTTCCTAAAGGGTTTACCCTCTTATTAGGAAATGAAGAATACGGACTATCAGATCGAGCATTATCTATAGCTGATCAAGCTCTGCAAATCCCCCTTTATGGTTTTAAGCAATCTCTCAATGTAGCTTCAGCTTTTGCAATCGTATCTGCTGTAATTAGCAACCAGTTAAGAAATCCAGAAGCCTAA
- a CDS encoding ABC-F family ATP-binding cassette domain-containing protein, whose amino-acid sequence MITLRDISKKIGARTLFEDVTITFNSGYRYGLTGPNGAGKSTLFNIILGIDEPTSGSVTLPRKVGFLKQNIAQFSEMKVIDVVIMGNKRLAEALSEKDALYELEITDAIGIRLGELEEIIAEEDGYSAESDAEVLLNGIGIPSEWHHKKMHSLPSDRQFRVLLCQALFGSPEALLLDEPTNHLDLESIGWLERFLHHYNGVLIVVSHDRHFLNAVTTQIADLDYETIIIYPGNYNDMLAAKTSLREKTELENKSKEKKAAQLKEFVARFSAGTRASQVQSRLREIERLEPQELKKSNIQRPYIRFYPPEKVSGQTVFKVKDISKSYDENLVFNHLNFEVSRGDKIGLIGNNGKGKTTLIKLLAGILPLDSGFIEVGHQVQIGYFPQNHSEVIDKKSNMTAFDWLKNRREGVNDQDIRSILGKMLFSGDDAFKSIAHLSGGETARLILGGIMLCNYNVLLLDEPNNHLDLEAVSALSWALEDFKGTVIVASHDRDLLNNATNKIIAFETIKPCIFEGSLEGYLAARATK is encoded by the coding sequence ATGATTACATTACGAGACATTTCTAAAAAAATAGGTGCCCGAACTCTTTTTGAAGATGTAACAATCACTTTTAACTCAGGTTACCGCTATGGACTTACCGGACCAAATGGAGCCGGCAAGTCTACTTTGTTTAATATTATTTTAGGAATAGATGAACCCACTTCTGGATCTGTAACACTACCTAGGAAAGTGGGATTTCTCAAACAAAATATTGCACAGTTTAGCGAGATGAAGGTAATTGATGTGGTAATCATGGGTAATAAACGCCTTGCAGAAGCCTTGTCGGAAAAAGACGCTCTCTATGAATTGGAAATAACCGATGCCATTGGCATTCGTTTAGGCGAGTTAGAAGAGATCATTGCAGAAGAAGATGGATATAGCGCAGAATCCGATGCAGAAGTATTGTTAAATGGTATCGGCATTCCCTCTGAGTGGCATCATAAAAAAATGCATTCTCTTCCTTCGGATAGGCAATTTCGAGTTTTGCTCTGCCAAGCATTATTTGGCAGTCCAGAAGCTCTTTTATTAGACGAACCAACCAACCATCTCGATTTAGAATCTATCGGTTGGCTAGAGAGGTTTCTACATCATTACAATGGGGTCCTGATTGTTGTAAGCCATGATCGCCATTTCTTAAACGCTGTAACAACACAGATTGCTGACTTAGATTATGAAACCATCATTATCTATCCTGGTAATTATAACGATATGTTAGCTGCAAAAACATCACTCCGGGAAAAAACAGAATTAGAAAACAAATCAAAAGAGAAAAAAGCTGCCCAACTCAAAGAATTTGTTGCACGATTTAGTGCAGGAACACGTGCTAGTCAAGTACAGTCTCGTCTACGAGAAATCGAACGCTTAGAACCTCAAGAGTTAAAAAAATCCAATATTCAACGCCCCTATATTCGTTTTTACCCTCCTGAAAAAGTCTCTGGACAAACGGTTTTCAAAGTCAAAGACATCTCCAAATCCTATGATGAGAATCTTGTCTTTAATCATCTCAATTTTGAAGTAAGCCGAGGAGATAAAATTGGATTAATTGGGAATAACGGCAAAGGCAAAACCACACTCATCAAGCTTTTAGCAGGGATATTACCCCTAGATAGCGGTTTTATTGAAGTTGGACATCAAGTTCAAATTGGCTATTTCCCTCAAAATCACTCTGAAGTAATCGATAAAAAAAGCAATATGACAGCTTTTGATTGGCTTAAAAATAGAAGAGAAGGGGTCAATGATCAAGATATACGTAGTATCTTAGGGAAAATGCTTTTTTCCGGAGATGATGCTTTTAAATCAATTGCACATCTATCAGGAGGAGAAACCGCTCGGCTAATCTTAGGTGGTATTATGCTCTGTAACTATAATGTTTTGCTACTAGATGAACCAAATAACCATTTAGATTTAGAAGCGGTATCTGCCCTGTCTTGGGCACTAGAGGATTTCAAAGGCACCGTCATTGTTGCCAGCCATGATCGTGATCTACTAAATAATGCAACTAATAAAATTATCGCATTTGAAACTATAAAACCATGTATATTTGAAGGAAGCTTAGAGGGATATCTTGCAGCTAGAGCAACTAAATAG